The following coding sequences are from one Coffea arabica cultivar ET-39 chromosome 11e, Coffea Arabica ET-39 HiFi, whole genome shotgun sequence window:
- the LOC113716818 gene encoding AP2/ERF and B3 domain-containing transcription factor RAV1-like: MDNSSIDESTTSENSFASSAAPASLSNMTLPVNIKSSPEQQSLCRVGSGASSMIIDAEVGVEAESRKLPSSRFKGVVPQPNGRWGAQIYEKHQRVWLGTFNEEEEAARAYDIAAQRFRGRDAVTNFKPLNEAEEDDVEAAFLSCHSKAEIVDMLRKHTYNDELEQSKRNYGLDGNGKKGCKGIAGLHSFGSQRTTKAREQLFEKAVTPSDVGKLNRLVIPKQHAEKHFPLQSGNTSKGVLLNFEDMGGKVWRFRYSYWNSSQSYVLTKGWSRFVKEKNLKAGDIVSFQRSTGADKQLYIDWKPRNGADKQLYIDWKQRNGAAEAAPVAAGISIPIQPVQMVRLFGVNIFKVPLPVNGVVMDSNSSCSGKRVRGMELLGLECSKKPRAIGAL; this comes from the coding sequence ATGGACAATAGCAGCATAGATGAGAGCACTACCAGTGAGAACTCTTTTGCATCATCAGCAGCACCAGCATCATTGTCAAATATGACTCTACCGGTGAATATCAAGTCGTCGCCAGAGCAGCAGAGCCTCTGCCGAGTTGGGAGTGGCGCAAGCAGTATGATAATCGATGCAGAAGTCGGCGTAGAAGCCGAATCCCGGAAACTTCCATCCTCAAGGTTCAAAGGGGTGGTTCCTCAGCCTAATGGCAGATGGGGTGCGCAGATTTACGAAAAGCATCAAAGGGTTTGGCTGGGAACCTtcaatgaagaagaggaagctgCTAGAGCCTATGATATCGCGGCGCAACGCTTTCGCGGCCGCGATGCTGTCACAAACTTCAAGCCCTTGAATGAAGCTGAGGAAGATGACGTCGAAGCTGCTTTCTTGAGCTGCCATTCCAAGGCTGAAATTGTCGACATGCTTCGAAAACATACTTACAACGACGAGCTGGAGCAAAGCAAGAGGAACTATGGATTAGATGGCAATGGCAAGAAGGGCTGCAAAGGTATTGCTGGTCTACACTCGTTTGGTTCTCAGAGGACAACCAAAGCTCGTGAACAACTCTTCGAAAAGGCGGTGACTCCCAGCGATGTTGGGAAGCTGAACAGGCTAGTCATACCAAAGCAGCATGCCGAAAAGCATTTCCCTTTGCAAAGTGGGAATACTTCCAAAGGCGTGTTGCTCAACTTTGAAGATATGGGTGGAAAGGTATGGCGATTCCGATATTCCTATTGGAACAGTAGTCAGAGCTATGTCCTGACTAAAGGGTGGAGTAGGTTTGTGAAGGAGAAGAATTTGAAGGCTGGAGACATTGTCAGCTTTCAGCGATCAACCGGAGCTGATAAGCAGCTTTACATTGACTGGAAACCGAGGAATGGAGCTGATAAGCAGCTTTACATTGACTGGAAACAGAGGAATGGAGCGGCCGAGGCCGCTCCGGTGGCTGCCGGAATATCAATCCCTATTCAGCCGGTTCAAATGGTTAGATTATTTGGGGTGAATATATTTAAGGTACCATTACCAGTTAATGGTGTTGTAATGGATA